The Echeneis naucrates chromosome 8, fEcheNa1.1, whole genome shotgun sequence genome has a window encoding:
- the LOC115048146 gene encoding prostaglandin E2 receptor EP1 subtype-like: protein MLAMQHSNSSGITASSPPSNHTIMVQVPEVEAVANNTTLSNPTAAGLTMTLGILFNVVALFILAKAYNRFRRRSKATFLLFASSLVATDLAGHVINGALVLRRYSTPDTASGSKSGYADPDSSCLFLGSCMVFFGLCPLFLGCAMAAERCLGVTKPLLHARLVTTARTKVALTLVWLLALFVALLPFFGLGAYTSQYPWTWCFIRVIGDVKGIDLAFMIMFSGLALSSLALAFVCNTISGITLLKARLKKRTYSHRCSARSHDTEMVVQLVGIMVTSCICWSPLLVFGLMSAIQSYSGSLGSDQDTYRGLMVTAVRMATCNQILDPWVYILLRRAILRRIYHITKRQASFNGSRFHTIRWEVSSFQNSEKHSVNKI, encoded by the exons ATGCTGGCTATGCAGCACAGCAACTCCTCTGGAATCACTGCCTCCTCTCCACCGTCTAACCACACCATCATGGTGCAGGTGCCTGAGGTGGAGGCTGTGGCAAATAATACCACCCTGAGCAACCCCACAGCTGCTGGCCTCACCATGACTCTGGGCATCCTGTTCAATGTGGTGGCCCTCTTCATTCTCGCCAAGGCCTACAACCGGTTCCGACGGcggtcaaaagccactttccTGCTCTTTGCCAGCTCCCTTGTGGCCACAGATCTAGCTGGACATGTCATCAACGGGGCCCTTGTGCTGAGAAGGTATTCGACACCTGATACTGCCTCCGGCTCCAAAAGTGGTTATGCGGATCCAGActcctcttgtctttttttgggAAGTTGCATGGTGTTTTTTGGCCTGTGTCCCCTTTTCCTGGGATGTGCCATGGCTGCTGAGCGCTGTCTGGGTGTGACAAAGCCTTTGCTACATGCACGTCTGGTGACCACAGCGCGGACAAAGGTGGCACTGACTCTTGTCTGGCTGCTGGCTTTATTCGTAGCCCTCCTGCCCTTCTTTGGACTCGGTGCCTACACCTCTCAGTACCCATGGACGTGGTGCTTCATCAGGGTGATAGGGGATGTTAAAGGAATAGATCTGGCTTTCATGATAATGTTTTCTGGACTGGCTTTGAGCTCCCTGGCCTTGGCCTTTGTGTGTAACACCATCAGTGGAATCACATTACTAAAAGCCCGACTAAAGAAGAGGACCTACTCCCACCGCTGCTCTGCCAGGTCTCACGACACAGAGATGGTGGTTCAGCTGGTTGGGATCATGGTCACCTCCTGCATCTGCTGGAGCCCTCTGCTG GTATTTGGACTGATGTCAGCCATACAGTCCTACAGTGGCTCTCTAGGCAGTGACCAGGACACTTACAGGGGGCTGATGGTTACCGCTGTCAGGATGGCAACATGTAACCAGATCCTGGACCCCTGGGTCTACATCCTGCTGCGGCGTGCCATCCTCAGAAGGATCTACCACATCACCAAAAGGCAGGCCAGTTTCAATGGAAGCAGATTTCACACAATCCGCTGGGAGGTCAGCTCCTTTCAGAACTCAGAGAAACACAGTGTTAACAAGATTTAA